Genomic DNA from Bifidobacterium sp. ESL0769:
CGCAACAATACGCGGAACGCTATTATATGGGCGACACCCACTCCTACTCCGGCAAAGTGCGCGAAGCGATTCTCGCGATGAAAATCACCAAGTCGCAGGACAAGGACAAGGTTCTGTGCAATTACATGAACACGATTTACCTGGGCCGCGGGGCGTACGGCATTGAGGCAGCGTCGAAGGCCTATTTCAACAAAGACGCCAAAGACATGACCATGCCCGAGGCGGCGTTGCTTTCCGGCATCATCCCGGCTCCTTCGACCTGGGACCCGGCGATAAACCCGAAACGTGCGCAGCAACGCTACACCCGCGTCATCGGAATCATGGAAAAGCGGGGGTATATCAGCGCCAAGGACGCGGCGGCCAACCCGCAGATGCCGTCGACCATACCTCCGCAATCTCAGGAAAGCTCGTATAAAGGCACGAACGGCTATATTCTGCAGATGGTGCGCGACGAACTGACCGGCAGTGGGGCGTTCACCCGCGACGACCTTGACACCGGCGGCTATACCATCGTCACCACTATCGATAAAAACAAGCAGGATCTGATGTTCAAAGTCGCCAGCCCCTCACAGGACGGCAACGGGTTAGTTCCTGCCGGCGTACAGATCGGCGGTATGAGCGTCAATCCGAAGGACGGGTCAATCATCTCGATTTACGGAGGCGACGATTACCTTGCCAAACCGCTCAACAACGCGACCCAAGCCATCTACGAACCGGGGTCGACGATGAAACCGTTCGCGCTGTTGGCGTCGGTCGAAGCCGGGGTCAACCTCAGCACGACCTTCAACGGCAATTCCCCGCGAACGTTCACCAATATCACCGCGCCCGTGCAGAACTTCGGCAACGAAAGCTTCGGCTATACCAACCTTTACAACGCCACGGCAAATTCAGTCAACACCATCTATATGGACCTCCAGCAGCATCTGGGGGCCAAGAAAGTGGCGCAGACCGCGCAGGCCGCGGGCATGGACCCGAAACTCGTGACGGGCGACAACCCGTTCACTGTGCTAGGCAACGACGGCGTGCACGTGGAGGACATTGCCCAGGCCTACTCCACCATCGCCAACCAGGGCAACAAGCCGACGCTGCACATCGTGGCGAGCATGAAGGACTCGCACGGCAAAGACATGTACCGCTCCCCGACGGACACCACGCGTATCTTCAACCCGAACGACACGGCGCTGGTCACCAAGGCAATGACGGGAACCGTGCAGTATGGCACCGCGACGGAAGCGCGCAAGATCGGCAAGACCGTGGCCGGCAAATCTGGCACCGCGAACGACTCGACCGCAGGCAGTTTCGCCGGGTTCTCACCAAGTACGGTCACCGTATTCGCCATGTGGAACCCCGACCAGAACGGCAAACCACAGGAGATGCCGAATATCAAGTACTTCGGAAACGGCAGCGACTATCCGGTGCATCTCTTCACCGAATACATGAGACAGGCGTTGGCCAACACACCGAACGAGACGTTCCCGGTGGCCAAGGACGAGGGCAAGATCGGCGGTCCCGACGGCACGTGGGGCACGGGCGCCAGGTCATCGTATTCCGGCTGGGGAACCCGCAGGAATTATGAGAACTATGGAGGCAGCGGCACTACCAGCGGCGGCAGCACCGGCACCGAGACCAATGGCAACACTGGTGCCGGCACCACAACCAATGGCGAGACCAGCAATCCTGGAAGCTCAAACACCCCAAGCGAAGGCAATGCAAACAGTGGTACACAGCCGGCGCAGAAACCATCCGAGGGTTCGACCGGCGGCACCGAGACGCCGCAGAACTCCCAGGGGCAGCAGTGATTTAGGGGATTTGGCGGTTTAATCACGAACGCTGATTGATGCCGTTACTTAGGCAAAGCAATAAAGATGTGGGCTTGTATCCTCAAAGGAGCAAGCCCACATCTTTATTGTTTTAACGTTATCGTTCTTTACGCCGTTTCATTTTCCTTTCGTCTCCGCTCATCAACAGCGGAAACGAAAGGAAACAACCGGAAACAAACCGCGAAATCTAACGCATCGAGCGGTTAATCGCGGAGATGATTGCCTTCAGCGAGCTGGTGGTGATCGACGAATCGATGCCGACGCCCCAAATGATCTTCGCGTTGGCCTCGCCGCCGATCTGGCACTCGATGTACGAGGCGGCCATTGCGTCGGTGCCGGCGGTCATGGCGTGCTCTGCATAATCCATGACGCTGACCGTAAGGCCAATCGTGGAAAGCGCATTGAGGAAGGCGTCGAGCGGGCCGTTGCCGGCTCCCGAAACCTCACGCTCAATCGGGTCGGCACCATATTCGGCGCCGCGGTCGAGCAGCTTGGCCTTCAAGACGGTGTCGGAACCGTCCGCGCCAGAAGTCACCGAAACATTGAGCAGCTTCAGGCGGCCCCACGATTCGAGGTTCTCGTCGCCCTCATCGCCCACTGCCTCGCTGGCCGCGAACGCACCGTTCTCCTCGACCGGAAGGTACTCGTCCTTGAAGAGACGCCAGATCTCGTCGTCCTTGACCTCTTTATCGGTCTTGTCGGCGTAATCCTGAACGACCTTCTCGAACTCAATCTGCAAGCGCTTCGGGAGATCGAGGTTGTGGTTGGTCTTGAGCAAGTAGGCCATGCCGCCCTTGCCAGACTGCGAGTTGACGCGGATGATGGCCTTGTAGCTGCGGCCGATATCCTTCGGGTCGATGGGCAGGTAGGGCACGAGCCAGACGAAATCGTCGAGGTTGGCTCCAGCGCGTTCGGCCGCGGCTTCACGAGCCTCGAGACCCTTCTTGATGGCGTCCTGATGGGAGCCGGAGAAGGCGGTGAACACGAAGTTGCCTGCATACGGGTGGCGCTCGGAAATGGTGAGCTGGTTGCAGTATTCGACGGTCTTGCGAATCTTCGGCACATCGGAATAATCGATCTGCGGATCGACGCCCTGCGTGAGCATATTGAGACCCAGCGTGACCAGGTCAACGTTGCCGGTGCGTTCGCCGTTGCCCAGCAGGCAGCCTTCAACGCGGTCAGCACCGGCGAGCACAGCCAGCTCCGTGGCGGCGACGCCCATGCCTTCGTCATTGTGCGGATGCAGCGAAAGGACAACGGAATCGCGGTCTTTCAGGTTGTTGGAAACGTACTCGACCTCGTCGGCAAAGACGTTCGGCGTGGTCATTTCGACAGTGGCCGGCAGGTTGATGATCATCTTGTGATCCGGCGTCGGCTTGATGACGTCGATGACGGCGTTGCAGACTTCGACCGCATAATCCGGCTCGGTTCCAGTGAAGGACTCCGGCGAATACTCGTAATAGAGGTCGGTGCCACCGGCTGCGCTTTCGAGGTCTTTGCAAAGCTCGGCCGCGTCGGTCGCCAGCTTCTTGATGCCCTCTTTGTCCTTGCGGAAGACGACTTCGCGTTGCAGGACGGAGACGGAATTGTAGAAATGCACCACGGCACGCTTGGCGCCACGCAGGCACTCGTAGGTCTTGCGAATCAGGTGCTCGCGGGCCTGCGTCAGCACGACGATGGTGACATCGTCGGGAATGAGCTCACGCTCGATCAACAGGCGGACGAAATCGTAATCCGTGTCGGAAGCCGACGGGAAGCCGACCTCGATCTCCTTGAAGCCCATGGAAATCAAAAGGTTCCAGAAACGCAGCTTGCGCTCGGAATCCATCGGGTTCACCAGAGCCTGGTTGCCGTCGCGCAAATCGACCGAGCACCAACGCGGGGCGCGGCGCAGCTTCTTCGACGGCCAAGTGCGTTCGGGGTAATCGAACGGAATCTGCTTGTCGTAGGCCACGTACTTGGTATACGGCATCGAGCTCGGCTTTTGCGGTTCCCCGA
This window encodes:
- the leuA gene encoding 2-isopropylmalate synthase, with amino-acid sequence MGQDQASSVFDLAAVAAQSNGGNNDLLLPPPRFIGEPQKPSSMPYTKYVAYDKQIPFDYPERTWPSKKLRRAPRWCSVDLRDGNQALVNPMDSERKLRFWNLLISMGFKEIEVGFPSASDTDYDFVRLLIERELIPDDVTIVVLTQAREHLIRKTYECLRGAKRAVVHFYNSVSVLQREVVFRKDKEGIKKLATDAAELCKDLESAAGGTDLYYEYSPESFTGTEPDYAVEVCNAVIDVIKPTPDHKMIINLPATVEMTTPNVFADEVEYVSNNLKDRDSVVLSLHPHNDEGMGVAATELAVLAGADRVEGCLLGNGERTGNVDLVTLGLNMLTQGVDPQIDYSDVPKIRKTVEYCNQLTISERHPYAGNFVFTAFSGSHQDAIKKGLEAREAAAERAGANLDDFVWLVPYLPIDPKDIGRSYKAIIRVNSQSGKGGMAYLLKTNHNLDLPKRLQIEFEKVVQDYADKTDKEVKDDEIWRLFKDEYLPVEENGAFAASEAVGDEGDENLESWGRLKLLNVSVTSGADGSDTVLKAKLLDRGAEYGADPIEREVSGAGNGPLDAFLNALSTIGLTVSVMDYAEHAMTAGTDAMAASYIECQIGGEANAKIIWGVGIDSSITTSSLKAIISAINRSMR
- a CDS encoding transglycosylase domain-containing protein; amino-acid sequence: MVTEFLTVSARSGGSGRAKPKRAYKSAQKPRNQHSRHSTTTTHKRSNGYNRPNGHGPQRKAPKKHKHLILKWMLGIIAALILAGIGTFAYLYATTEIPQPEKIAMAEKTKVYYADGTTPVGDFATQNREIISCDALPKYIGQSMVASENQTFYKDTGVDFKGIARALLNNVSGGARQGASTITQQYAERYYMGDTHSYSGKVREAILAMKITKSQDKDKVLCNYMNTIYLGRGAYGIEAASKAYFNKDAKDMTMPEAALLSGIIPAPSTWDPAINPKRAQQRYTRVIGIMEKRGYISAKDAAANPQMPSTIPPQSQESSYKGTNGYILQMVRDELTGSGAFTRDDLDTGGYTIVTTIDKNKQDLMFKVASPSQDGNGLVPAGVQIGGMSVNPKDGSIISIYGGDDYLAKPLNNATQAIYEPGSTMKPFALLASVEAGVNLSTTFNGNSPRTFTNITAPVQNFGNESFGYTNLYNATANSVNTIYMDLQQHLGAKKVAQTAQAAGMDPKLVTGDNPFTVLGNDGVHVEDIAQAYSTIANQGNKPTLHIVASMKDSHGKDMYRSPTDTTRIFNPNDTALVTKAMTGTVQYGTATEARKIGKTVAGKSGTANDSTAGSFAGFSPSTVTVFAMWNPDQNGKPQEMPNIKYFGNGSDYPVHLFTEYMRQALANTPNETFPVAKDEGKIGGPDGTWGTGARSSYSGWGTRRNYENYGGSGTTSGGSTGTETNGNTGAGTTTNGETSNPGSSNTPSEGNANSGTQPAQKPSEGSTGGTETPQNSQGQQ